The following coding sequences lie in one Cotesia glomerata isolate CgM1 linkage group LG5, MPM_Cglom_v2.3, whole genome shotgun sequence genomic window:
- the LOC123264947 gene encoding zinc finger protein 43-like — MMNEGCPNCGQLTNASCSRLIEDTCGHKKCRICLLYEEQGCKTCEKERLIPAIIDCQYDDKVPKSPSIILDISDAKSTIIIKRHHDEHYPDTICAPLDPPIPHEQHEERKENLSEEINPSRLDNLEGLASSLKQDYVPDPLPLDNLNTNFSKISDSKPEEDKVKQRRPDRSHIIVLSVDPEMYKCSICNKIFRNKKGKCYHDGCITGIRPYKCGICERSFVKKSHFEYHERVHSGYKPFKCSLCDKAFPQKNKLNRHMLSHSSKKQFVCTKCDKRYSKRDDLKSHMMVHSGTLPYSCESCGKSFRLRNNLNRHAFIHSNERPYACDYCGKSFKDKSLLSRHKRTHSKERPYSCAHCSRVFLSKSELTRHLTIHTDVKPFNCNICQTFFRRKDNLNRHVRHHHSEDSNNLNNSGVGTSQKIEKTKDKVKKKVVRKEKGKGKISSKNKDIEERNEIMTNIRSVHNIISRCDARGNVYPVIRATSELSNAVSVINGPISRLSPEDKGRFGSEKKKVLTYTEPISPAEAIVINQRIEEKLYNINQGPGTCYYRDCNSSRINDASRAGLGLSGRGLPPLPPMRHNSPIRAVPRYQRRADSYFSPPKSTNLIELKSPKSDCAVVKGNSECEAACDSNGGVAVERNSNSNDRKGVFEERANCVPTIQKNVELEHEKETREFETHWRRRTLESLKPRINLNN, encoded by the exons atgATGAACGAGGGTTGTCCAAATTGCGGACAATTAACAAATGCTTCTTGCTCACGATTGATTGAGGACACTTGCGGTCATAAAAAGTGTCGGATTTGTTTACTGTACGAAGAACAAGGCTGTAAAACTTGCGAAAAAGAGCGATTGATACCTGCAATTatag actGTCAATATGACGATAAAGTACCTAAAAGCCCATCAATTATTCTGGATATTTCCGATGCAAagtcaacaataataataaaacgcCATCATGATGAACATTATCCAGATACTATTTGTGCGCCACTCGACCCGCCGATTCCTCACGAACAACATGaagaaagaaaagaaaatttatccgAAGAGATAAATCCTTCACGACTTGACAACCTAGAAGGCTTAGCTTCAAGTCTCAAGCAGGATTATGTTCCAGATCCTCTACCTTTAGATAATTTAAACACTAATTTctccaaaatttcagattcaAAGCCAGAAGAAGATAAAGTTAAACAAAGACGGCCTGATCGCAGCCACATCATCGTGCTATCCGTGGACCCTGAGATGTACAAATGCAGTATCTGCAACAAAATCTTCCGTAACAAGAAAGGAAAATGCTACCACGACGGTTGCATAACTGGGATTCGTCCGTACAAATGCGGAATTTGCGAGCGGAGCTTTGTCAAGAAGTCCCACTTCGAGTACCACGAGCGCGTCCATTCCGGCTACAAACCTTTTAAATGCAGCCTCTGCGACAAAGCATTTCctcagaaaaataaattgaaccGTCACATGCTGTCACACAGTTCGAAAAAACAGTTCGTTTGCACAAAGTGTGACAAAAGGTACAGCAAAAGAGACGATTTGAAAAGCCACATGATGGTCCACAGCGGGACACTTCCTTATTCTTGCGAGTCTTGTGGCAAATCTTTTAGATTGCGCAATAATCTTAATCGACACGCCTTCATTCATTCCAACGAGCGGCCTTACGCGTGTGATTATTGTGGGAAAAGTTTCAAAGACAAATCTTTGCTATCTAGACACAAGCGAACGCACTCCAAGGAGAGACCTTATTCTTGCGCGCATTGTTCCCGGGTTTTTCTCTCGAAAAGTGAGTTGACAAGACACTTGACTATTCACACTGATGTCAAACcatttaattgtaatatttGTCAGACTTTCTTTCGACGGAAAGATAATCTCAATCGACATGTACGTCACCACCACTCTGAAGATTCAAACAACTTGAATAATTCAGGTGTTGGTACGTCCCAGAAAATTGAGAAGACAAAAGACaaagttaagaaaaaagtCGTTAGGAAAGAAAAGGGCAAAGGTAAAATTTCATCGAAAAATAAAGACATTGAAGAAAGAAACGAGATAATGACAAATATAAGAAGTGTCCATAATATTATATCAAGATGCGACGCGCGAGGTAATGTTTATCCGGTGATTAGAGCGACCAGTGAGTTGAGCAATGCAGTTTCTGTTATCAATGGTCCGATAAGCAGACTGAGTCCTGAGGACAAGGGCAGATTTGGGAGTGAAAAGAAGAAAGTTTTAACTTATACGGAGCCTATTTCGCCGGCAGAAGCGATCGTTATTAATCAGAGGATTGAAGAAAAACTGTACAACATAAATCAAGGACCGGGTACTTGTTATTATCGTGATTGTAATTCTAGTCGTATTAATGATGCGTCACGTGCTGGTCTGGGTCTTTCAGGTCGCGGTCTGCCTCCTCTGCCACCGATGAGACATAATTCACCGATACGCGCTGTCCCAAGGTACCAGAGGCGGGCTGACAGCTATTTTTCCCCGCCAAAGAGTACAAACTTGATTGAATTGAAAAGCCCGAAGAGTGATTGTGCGGTAGTAAAGGGTAACAGTGAGTGTGAGGCTGCTTGTGATAGTAATGGGGGTGTTGCTGTTGAAAGGAACAGTAATTCTAATGACAGAAAGGGTGTGTTCGAAGAAAGGGCTAATTGCGTGCCGACGATACAGAAAAATGTCGAGTTGGAGCATGAAAAAGAGACGAGGGAATTCGAGACGCACTGGCGACGCAGAACTCTCGAAAGTTTGAAGCCCCgtatcaatttaaataattaa
- the LOC123264951 gene encoding complex III assembly factor LYRM7: MSAELRREVLKTFKKLHRTRLNTFQGDQYALSFVRNKINDEYKKNKNVTDETAINELNKFANEVEHEVKTTIIQAVEKKPGIFELKVRKDHLIDNVPPPGTPLPKPERRCSDRKSKT; this comes from the exons atgagtGCTGAACTTCGCAGAGAG GTTCTTAAAAcgttcaaaaaattacatcgCACACGATTAAATACTTTTCAAGGAGACCAGTATGCACTATCAT ttgtcagaaataaaataaatgatgagtataaaaaaaacaaaaatgttaCTGATGAGACTGCGATCAACGAG CTTAATAAATTTGCAAACGAAGTAGAACATGAagtaaaaacaacaataattcaGGCTGTAGAAAAAAAACCAGGTATTTTTGAACTAAAAGTAAGAAAAGATCACTTAATCGACAACGTACCGCCTCCAGGAACTCCACTTCCAAAACCAGAACGCAGATGCTCTGACCGGAAATCGAAGACTTAA